One window of Desulfovibrio subterraneus genomic DNA carries:
- a CDS encoding peptide-binding protein has translation MTRTLNVDVLRNGIVMFSLGIFLLLAGCGDSATQEKPAEEKQKTTVEAAPAAEEKKVEKFPVSKPEYGGRLILGTIGDFANMIPILTADAGSHDIASYIYVAPLRYNKDLEVEPWAAERYDVQDDGKRIRIVMRKDVKWEDGEPLTARDVEFTYKLMIDPKTPTPYADDYLQIKKFTLVDDYTFEVEYDTPFARSLITWMHDILPRHLLEGKDVVSSPLTEKPVGAGPYRFKEWERGSKLVLGASDTYFLGKPYISEIVYRVIPDLSTMFLELKAGKLDMMNLTPQQYLFQTKGADWDGKYNKFRYLSFGYAYLGYNLEEARFKDKKVRQALTTAIDRQGLIKGVLLGQGEPTVGPYKPGTWVYNDTIEDYPYDPAKARQMLAEAGWTDTNGDGVIDKDGQPFEFTILTNQGNEQRIKTATIIQSMLRDVGIVVKIRTVEWAAFLKEFVEKGRFDALILGWNILQDPDIAQVWHSSQARPGGLNHGKYRNSELDALLDKGRTTLDRAARKEAYDGVQRILHEDQPYSFLYVPYSLPIVHGRIKGIDPAPAGITHNIDRWWIPKSERLYEVAN, from the coding sequence ATGACGCGCACGTTGAATGTGGATGTCCTGCGAAATGGTATTGTAATGTTTTCATTGGGCATATTTCTTTTGCTGGCTGGTTGTGGAGACTCCGCAACTCAGGAAAAACCGGCAGAGGAAAAGCAGAAAACAACCGTGGAAGCTGCCCCTGCGGCTGAAGAAAAAAAAGTTGAAAAGTTTCCGGTGAGCAAGCCGGAATACGGCGGAAGACTCATTCTGGGAACCATCGGCGACTTTGCCAATATGATTCCCATCCTTACTGCCGATGCAGGATCGCATGATATTGCCAGCTATATTTACGTTGCGCCGCTTCGCTACAACAAGGATCTTGAAGTGGAGCCCTGGGCTGCGGAGCGTTATGATGTGCAGGATGACGGAAAGCGCATCCGCATAGTCATGCGCAAGGATGTGAAGTGGGAAGACGGTGAACCGCTCACGGCACGTGACGTGGAATTTACCTACAAGCTCATGATAGATCCGAAAACCCCCACACCCTATGCGGACGACTATCTGCAGATCAAGAAGTTCACGTTGGTGGACGATTATACGTTTGAAGTTGAATACGACACGCCTTTTGCGCGTTCGCTGATTACGTGGATGCACGATATTCTTCCGCGTCATCTGCTGGAAGGCAAGGATGTGGTCTCCTCTCCGCTGACGGAAAAACCCGTGGGAGCAGGCCCCTACCGTTTCAAGGAATGGGAACGCGGTTCCAAGCTGGTGCTTGGAGCAAGCGATACCTATTTTCTCGGCAAGCCGTATATCAGTGAAATTGTGTATCGCGTCATTCCCGATCTTTCCACCATGTTCCTTGAGCTCAAGGCCGGAAAGCTCGATATGATGAACCTTACTCCGCAGCAGTACCTGTTCCAGACCAAGGGGGCGGACTGGGACGGCAAATATAACAAGTTCCGGTACCTTTCCTTCGGATACGCTTATCTTGGCTACAATCTCGAAGAAGCCAGGTTCAAGGACAAGAAGGTGCGTCAGGCCCTCACCACAGCCATAGACCGGCAGGGGCTCATCAAAGGCGTTCTTCTCGGGCAGGGCGAGCCCACGGTGGGGCCTTACAAGCCGGGTACCTGGGTTTACAACGATACCATTGAAGACTATCCCTATGATCCCGCCAAAGCACGGCAGATGCTGGCGGAAGCAGGGTGGACGGACACCAACGGTGACGGCGTCATAGACAAGGACGGCCAGCCTTTCGAGTTCACCATTCTGACCAATCAGGGCAACGAGCAGCGCATCAAGACGGCGACGATCATCCAGAGCATGCTCAGAGATGTGGGCATAGTTGTGAAGATACGCACGGTTGAATGGGCGGCATTTTTGAAGGAATTTGTGGAGAAGGGGCGTTTTGATGCGCTTATTCTGGGCTGGAATATCCTTCAGGATCCGGATATTGCTCAGGTATGGCATTCTTCGCAGGCCCGTCCCGGCGGATTGAACCACGGCAAGTACCGCAATTCCGAGTTGGATGCCTTGCTTGATAAGGGAAGAACCACCCTTGACCGTGCCGCCCGCAAGGAAGCCTATGACGGAGTTCAGCGTATTCTGCACGAGGATCAGCCTTATAGCTTCCTGTACGTGCCGTACTCGCTGCCCATAGTGCATGGACGTATAAAGGGTATAGACCCTGCACCCGCAGGTATTACCCACAATATAGACCGCTGGTGGATTCCCAAGAGTGAGCGGTTGTACGAGGTTGCAAACTAA